The proteins below are encoded in one region of Oreochromis niloticus isolate F11D_XX linkage group LG6, O_niloticus_UMD_NMBU, whole genome shotgun sequence:
- the LOC100709252 gene encoding THO complex subunit 4: protein MGDKMDMSLDDIIKMSKKGGSGGGGSRGRGTFARAGGSGRGGGPSRPARGRQSNFNRNNRSTPYTRPRELPDKWQHDMFEEHVGGRAGNSGGNGGGNGGGNGGKLLISNLDFGVSDSDIRELFAEFGALKKASIHYDRSGRSKGTADVHFVNKADALKAMKHYNGVPLDGRPMKIQQATSEFDTQNRQNTQGLNKGFDRTRLGQPRVERRRGGGGGGGGGGGGFRGRGRGGGNRPQLSAEELDAQLDAYNAECKMDTS from the exons ATGGGTGATAAGATGGACATGTCTCTGGACGACATTATTAAGATGAGCAAGAAAGGAGGCAGCGGCGGAGGTGGAAGCCGCGGGAGAGGAACATTCGCCCGGGCTGGAGGCTCAGGTCGAGGCGGCGGGCCGTCGAGGCCGGCGCGGGGCCGACAGAGCAACTTCAACCGAAACAACAGATCCACGCCGTACACGAGG CCCAGAGAGTTGCCTGATAAATGGCAGCATGATATGTTTGAGGAGCATGTTGGTGGACGTGCTGGAAACAGTGGTGGAAACGGCGGAGGAAATGGTGGAGGAAACGGCGGCAAGCTGCTGATTTCCAATCTGGACTTCGGTGTCTCTGATTCTGATATCAGG GAGCTGTTTGCTGAGTTTGGAGCGTTGAAGAAGGCATCTATACACTATGATCGGTCTGGTCGCAGTAAAGGAACCGCAGACGTCCACTTTGTAAATAAGGCAGATGCACTGAAAGCCATGAAGCACTATAACGGCGTCCCGCTTGATG gtcgGCCTATGAAAATCCAACAAGCCACTTCAGAATTCGACACACAGAACAGACAGAATACACAGGG CTTAAACAAAGGTTTTGATCGGACTAGGCTCGGTCAGCCCAGGGTTGAAAGGCGgcgaggtggtggtggtggtggtggtggaggcgGTGGAGGTTTCAGAGGCCGCGGGAGGGGAGGAGGAAACAGACCCCAGCTTTCTGCAGAGGAGCTTGATGCCCAGTTGGATGCCTATAATGCTGAA tgCAAGATGGACACCAGTTAA